The following coding sequences are from one Melopsittacus undulatus isolate bMelUnd1 chromosome 14, bMelUnd1.mat.Z, whole genome shotgun sequence window:
- the DLGAP3 gene encoding disks large-associated protein 3 isoform X2, translating into MKGYHGERSQVQPSSGHRCRCIPEDCQHPDYIQPGPEGRQPYPLSPSEPCSLEHPYCPARSPGTASECPGGPLSELPSASASSTFPRMHHAQQPYDSCDECMATAAHPSGKINRLPPTLLDQFEKQLPLHHDGFHTLQYPRAGGAEPRSESPSRIRHLVHSVQKLFAKSHSLEAPAKREYNGAKMDGRGDGYHHHHHHHHHHHHQSRHGKRSKSKDRKVDSRHRSKVMGWWSSDDNLDSDSSYMVSGRHAADQGTQYCVDAPESAFRDLTLKSLKGGGEGKCLACAGMSMSLDGQTVKRSAWHTMTVSQAREAYPSAGSTEKTLMLQESKAKDRAYQYLQVPQDEWSGYPAVGKDGEIPCRRMRSGSYIKAMGDEDSADSDISTKVLPRAATRRDSYRRSSSADQARTNCCTPPRMLPRGQSYGRSFTTGQINDELNHQFEAVCESVFGEVESQAVEALDLPGCFRMRSHSYLRAIQAGCSQDDDCLSLFSMSAPAGPSITSSILKPSTSFSYRKAPPPIPPGTKAKPLISVTAQSSTESAHESYLPGEATRGSAWSKDSAARCNSAESLDTSKVTSVALDLPPVQPRAAPKPSTLIIKAIPGREELRSLARQRKWRPSIGVQVEAISDSDTESRSQREFHSIGVQVEEDKRRARFKRSNSVTAGVQADLELEGFTGLAVATEDKALQFGRPFQRHSSEPETGRQYAVYKTVHTQGQWAYREDYQLQYDTVEVPRRDAWMERGSRSLPDSGRASPCHRDGEWFIKLLQAEVEKMEGWCQQMEREAEDYDLPEEILEKIRSAVGSAQLLMSQKVQQFYRLCQQNMDPNAFPVPTFQDLAGFWDLLQLSIEDVSMKFAELLQLKANGWKIVEPKEEKKVPPPIPKKPPRSKVHPVKERSLDSVDRQRQEARKRLLAAKRAASFRQSSATESADSIEIYIPEAQTRL; encoded by the exons ATGAAGGGCTACCATGGGGAGCGTAGCCAGGTTCAGCCCTCCTCCGGCCACCGCTGCCGCTGCATCCCAGAGGACTGCCAGCATCCCGACTACATCCAGCCCGGCCCCGAGGGCCGGCAGCCGTATCCCCTCAGCCCCAGCGAGCCGTGTTCCTTGGAGCATCCCTACTGCCCGGCGcggagccctggcacagccagcGAGTGCCCGGGCGGGCCCTTGAGCGAGCTGCCCTCGGCCAGCGCCAGCAGCACCTTCCCGAGGATGCACCACGCGCAGCAGCCCTACGACTCCTGCGACGAATGCATGGCGACAGCAGCGCATCCCTCCGGCAAGATCAACCGCCTGCCCCCCACGCTGCTGGACCAGTTCGAGAAGCAGCTCCCGCTGCACCACGACGGCTTCCATACCCTGCAGTACCCGCGGGCCGGGGGTGCTGAGCCCCGCAGCGAGAGCCCCAGCCGCATCCGCCACCTCGTCCACTCCGTCCAGAAGCTCTTCGCCAAGTCCCACTCCCTGGAGGCGCCGGCCAAGCGGGAGTACAACGGTGCCAAGATGGACGGCCGCGGGGACGGctaccaccaccatcaccatcaccaccaccatcaccaccaccagtCCCGGCACGGCAAGCGCAGCAAGAGCAAGGACCGCAAGGTGGACTCCCGGCACCGGTCCAAGGTGATGGGCTGGTGGAGCTCCGATGACAACCTGGACAGCGACAGCAGCTACATGGTGTCCGGCCGGCACGCTGCCGACCAGGGCACCCAGTACTGCGTGGACGCTCCCGAAAGTGCCTTCAGAGACTTGACCTTGAAGAGTCTAAAAGGCGGCGGGGAAGGAAAATGCCTGGCTTGTGCCGGCATGTCCATGTCTCTGGACGGCCAGACAGTCAAGAGGAGCGCCTGGCACACCATGACCGTCAGCCAGGCACGGGAAGCCTACCCCAGCGCCGGCAGCACCGAGAAGACCTTGATGCTTCAGGAATCAAAGGCCAAAGACCGAGCGTACCAGTACCTGCAG GTGCCCCAGGACGAGTGGAGCGGGTACCCGGCGGTGGGCAAGGACGGGGAGATTCCCTGCCGGCGGATGCGCAGCGGCAGCTACATCAAGGCCATGGGCGACGAGGACAGCGCCGACTCGGACATCAGCACCAAAGTGTTGCCCAGGGCAGCCACGCGGCGAGACAGCTACCGCCGCTCGTCCAGCGCCGACCAGGCCAGGACCAA CTGCTGCACGCCACCGCGAATGCTCCCGCGGGGACAGAGCTACGGGCGCTCCTTCACCACCGGCCAG ATCAACGACGAGCTCAACCACCAGTTCGAAGCCGTCTGCGAGTCCGTGTTTGGGGAGGTGGAGTCTCAGGCCGTGGAGGCGCTGGATCTGCCCGGCTGCTTCCGCATGCGGAGCCACAGCTACCTGCGGGCCATCCAGGCCGGCTGCTCCCAGGACGATGACTGCCTCTCGCTCTTCTCCATGTCGGCCCCTGCTGGGCCgtccatcaccagcagcatcctgaaGCCCAGCACTT CcttcagttacagaaaagctccacctcccatccctccaggaacCAAAGCCAAGCCCCTCATCTCCGTCACGGCTCAGAGCAGCACCGAGTCTGCCCATGAGAGCTACCTGCCCGGCGAGGCCACGCGCGGCTCCGCATGGTCCAAGGACTCCGCTGCCCGCTGCAACTCGGCCGAGAGCCTGGACACCTCCAAGGTGACGTCCGTGGCCCTCGACCTGCCCCCGGTCCAGCCCCGTGCTGCTCCCAAGCCCTCCACACTCATCATCAAGGCCATTCCCGGCCGGGAGGAGCTGCGGAGCTTGGCTCGGCAGAGGAAGTGGCGTCCCTCCATTGGTGTCCAG GTTGAGGCCATCTCCGACTCGGATACGGAGAGCCGGAGCCAGAGGGAATTCCACTCCATTGGGGTGCAGGTGGAGGAGGACAAAAG GCGAGCGCGCTTCAAGCGCTCCAACAGTGTGACTGCAGGTGTGCAGGCAGACCTGGAGCTCGAGGGCTTCACCGGCCTGGCCGTGGCCACCGAGGACAAAGCACTGCAGTTCGGGCGCCCCTTCCAGCGGCATTCCTCGGAGCCCGAGACCGGCCGGCAGTACGCGGTGTACAAGACGGTGCACACACAGGGGCAGTGGGCGTACCGGGAGGACTATCAGCTGCAGTATGACACGGTGGAGGTGCCCCGGAGGGATGCCTGGATGGAAAGGGGCTCCCGCAGCCTTCCCGACTCCGGACGTGCCTCCCCCTGCCACCGCGATGGGGAATGGTTCAtcaagctgctgcaggcagaggtggAGAAGATGGAGGGCTGGTGCCAGCAGATGGAGAGGGAGGCTGAGGACTATGACCTGCCGGAGGAGA TCCTGGAGAAGATCCGGAGCGCCGTGGGCAGTGCCCAGCTCCTCATGTCCCAGAAGGTGCAGCAGTTTTACCGCCTCTGCCAGCAGAACATG GATCCCAACGCATTCCCTGTGCCCACCTTCCAAGACCTGGCCGGCTTCTGGGacctcctgcagctctccatTGAGGATGTCAGCATGAAGtttgcagagctcctgcagctcaaGGCCAATGGGTGGAAGATTGTGGAGCCCAAG gaggagaagaaggTGCCTCCCCCGATACCAAAGAAGCCGCCGCGCTCCAAGGTGCACCCGGTGAAGGAGCGCTCCCTGGACTCGGTGGACCGGCAGCGGCAGGAGGCCCGCAAGCGCCTCCTGGCAGCCAAGCGCGCTGCTTCCTTCCGCCAGAGCTCGGCCACCGAGAGCGCGGACAGCATCGAGATCTACATCCCCGAGGCGCAGACCCGGCTCTGA
- the DLGAP3 gene encoding disks large-associated protein 3 isoform X1, producing the protein MKGYHGERSQVQPSSGHRCRCIPEDCQHPDYIQPGPEGRQPYPLSPSEPCSLEHPYCPARSPGTASECPGGPLSELPSASASSTFPRMHHAQQPYDSCDECMATAAHPSGKINRLPPTLLDQFEKQLPLHHDGFHTLQYPRAGGAEPRSESPSRIRHLVHSVQKLFAKSHSLEAPAKREYNGAKMDGRGDGYHHHHHHHHHHHHQSRHGKRSKSKDRKVDSRHRSKVMGWWSSDDNLDSDSSYMVSGRHAADQGTQYCVDAPESAFRDLTLKSLKGGGEGKCLACAGMSMSLDGQTVKRSAWHTMTVSQAREAYPSAGSTEKTLMLQESKAKDRAYQYLQVPQDEWSGYPAVGKDGEIPCRRMRSGSYIKAMGDEDSADSDISTKVLPRAATRRDSYRRSSSADQARTKFASRHYSDSYICNCPSCCTPPRMLPRGQSYGRSFTTGQINDELNHQFEAVCESVFGEVESQAVEALDLPGCFRMRSHSYLRAIQAGCSQDDDCLSLFSMSAPAGPSITSSILKPSTSFSYRKAPPPIPPGTKAKPLISVTAQSSTESAHESYLPGEATRGSAWSKDSAARCNSAESLDTSKVTSVALDLPPVQPRAAPKPSTLIIKAIPGREELRSLARQRKWRPSIGVQVEAISDSDTESRSQREFHSIGVQVEEDKRRARFKRSNSVTAGVQADLELEGFTGLAVATEDKALQFGRPFQRHSSEPETGRQYAVYKTVHTQGQWAYREDYQLQYDTVEVPRRDAWMERGSRSLPDSGRASPCHRDGEWFIKLLQAEVEKMEGWCQQMEREAEDYDLPEEILEKIRSAVGSAQLLMSQKVQQFYRLCQQNMDPNAFPVPTFQDLAGFWDLLQLSIEDVSMKFAELLQLKANGWKIVEPKEEKKVPPPIPKKPPRSKVHPVKERSLDSVDRQRQEARKRLLAAKRAASFRQSSATESADSIEIYIPEAQTRL; encoded by the exons ATGAAGGGCTACCATGGGGAGCGTAGCCAGGTTCAGCCCTCCTCCGGCCACCGCTGCCGCTGCATCCCAGAGGACTGCCAGCATCCCGACTACATCCAGCCCGGCCCCGAGGGCCGGCAGCCGTATCCCCTCAGCCCCAGCGAGCCGTGTTCCTTGGAGCATCCCTACTGCCCGGCGcggagccctggcacagccagcGAGTGCCCGGGCGGGCCCTTGAGCGAGCTGCCCTCGGCCAGCGCCAGCAGCACCTTCCCGAGGATGCACCACGCGCAGCAGCCCTACGACTCCTGCGACGAATGCATGGCGACAGCAGCGCATCCCTCCGGCAAGATCAACCGCCTGCCCCCCACGCTGCTGGACCAGTTCGAGAAGCAGCTCCCGCTGCACCACGACGGCTTCCATACCCTGCAGTACCCGCGGGCCGGGGGTGCTGAGCCCCGCAGCGAGAGCCCCAGCCGCATCCGCCACCTCGTCCACTCCGTCCAGAAGCTCTTCGCCAAGTCCCACTCCCTGGAGGCGCCGGCCAAGCGGGAGTACAACGGTGCCAAGATGGACGGCCGCGGGGACGGctaccaccaccatcaccatcaccaccaccatcaccaccaccagtCCCGGCACGGCAAGCGCAGCAAGAGCAAGGACCGCAAGGTGGACTCCCGGCACCGGTCCAAGGTGATGGGCTGGTGGAGCTCCGATGACAACCTGGACAGCGACAGCAGCTACATGGTGTCCGGCCGGCACGCTGCCGACCAGGGCACCCAGTACTGCGTGGACGCTCCCGAAAGTGCCTTCAGAGACTTGACCTTGAAGAGTCTAAAAGGCGGCGGGGAAGGAAAATGCCTGGCTTGTGCCGGCATGTCCATGTCTCTGGACGGCCAGACAGTCAAGAGGAGCGCCTGGCACACCATGACCGTCAGCCAGGCACGGGAAGCCTACCCCAGCGCCGGCAGCACCGAGAAGACCTTGATGCTTCAGGAATCAAAGGCCAAAGACCGAGCGTACCAGTACCTGCAG GTGCCCCAGGACGAGTGGAGCGGGTACCCGGCGGTGGGCAAGGACGGGGAGATTCCCTGCCGGCGGATGCGCAGCGGCAGCTACATCAAGGCCATGGGCGACGAGGACAGCGCCGACTCGGACATCAGCACCAAAGTGTTGCCCAGGGCAGCCACGCGGCGAGACAGCTACCGCCGCTCGTCCAGCGCCGACCAGGCCAGGACCAA GTTTGCAAGTAGGCACTATTCTGATTCATATATCTGTAACTGTCCCAGCTGCTGCACGCCACCGCGAATGCTCCCGCGGGGACAGAGCTACGGGCGCTCCTTCACCACCGGCCAG ATCAACGACGAGCTCAACCACCAGTTCGAAGCCGTCTGCGAGTCCGTGTTTGGGGAGGTGGAGTCTCAGGCCGTGGAGGCGCTGGATCTGCCCGGCTGCTTCCGCATGCGGAGCCACAGCTACCTGCGGGCCATCCAGGCCGGCTGCTCCCAGGACGATGACTGCCTCTCGCTCTTCTCCATGTCGGCCCCTGCTGGGCCgtccatcaccagcagcatcctgaaGCCCAGCACTT CcttcagttacagaaaagctccacctcccatccctccaggaacCAAAGCCAAGCCCCTCATCTCCGTCACGGCTCAGAGCAGCACCGAGTCTGCCCATGAGAGCTACCTGCCCGGCGAGGCCACGCGCGGCTCCGCATGGTCCAAGGACTCCGCTGCCCGCTGCAACTCGGCCGAGAGCCTGGACACCTCCAAGGTGACGTCCGTGGCCCTCGACCTGCCCCCGGTCCAGCCCCGTGCTGCTCCCAAGCCCTCCACACTCATCATCAAGGCCATTCCCGGCCGGGAGGAGCTGCGGAGCTTGGCTCGGCAGAGGAAGTGGCGTCCCTCCATTGGTGTCCAG GTTGAGGCCATCTCCGACTCGGATACGGAGAGCCGGAGCCAGAGGGAATTCCACTCCATTGGGGTGCAGGTGGAGGAGGACAAAAG GCGAGCGCGCTTCAAGCGCTCCAACAGTGTGACTGCAGGTGTGCAGGCAGACCTGGAGCTCGAGGGCTTCACCGGCCTGGCCGTGGCCACCGAGGACAAAGCACTGCAGTTCGGGCGCCCCTTCCAGCGGCATTCCTCGGAGCCCGAGACCGGCCGGCAGTACGCGGTGTACAAGACGGTGCACACACAGGGGCAGTGGGCGTACCGGGAGGACTATCAGCTGCAGTATGACACGGTGGAGGTGCCCCGGAGGGATGCCTGGATGGAAAGGGGCTCCCGCAGCCTTCCCGACTCCGGACGTGCCTCCCCCTGCCACCGCGATGGGGAATGGTTCAtcaagctgctgcaggcagaggtggAGAAGATGGAGGGCTGGTGCCAGCAGATGGAGAGGGAGGCTGAGGACTATGACCTGCCGGAGGAGA TCCTGGAGAAGATCCGGAGCGCCGTGGGCAGTGCCCAGCTCCTCATGTCCCAGAAGGTGCAGCAGTTTTACCGCCTCTGCCAGCAGAACATG GATCCCAACGCATTCCCTGTGCCCACCTTCCAAGACCTGGCCGGCTTCTGGGacctcctgcagctctccatTGAGGATGTCAGCATGAAGtttgcagagctcctgcagctcaaGGCCAATGGGTGGAAGATTGTGGAGCCCAAG gaggagaagaaggTGCCTCCCCCGATACCAAAGAAGCCGCCGCGCTCCAAGGTGCACCCGGTGAAGGAGCGCTCCCTGGACTCGGTGGACCGGCAGCGGCAGGAGGCCCGCAAGCGCCTCCTGGCAGCCAAGCGCGCTGCTTCCTTCCGCCAGAGCTCGGCCACCGAGAGCGCGGACAGCATCGAGATCTACATCCCCGAGGCGCAGACCCGGCTCTGA
- the SMIM12 gene encoding small integral membrane protein 12: MWSVLWAAVRSKAHYITFPVAFVVGLVGQQLERLLRGEPPAAAHDERSIAEQREERKLRESAGQDLTAVLSLKDKMEFAPRAVLNRNRPEKS, encoded by the coding sequence ATGTGGTCCGTGCTGTGGGCGGCCGTGCGCTCCAAGGCGCACTACATCACCTTCCCTGTGGCCTTCGTGGTGGGGCTGGtggggcagcagctggagcGGCTGCTCCGGGGGGAGCCGCCGGCCGCGGCCCACGACGAGCGGAGCATCGCGGAGCAGCGGGAGGAGCGCAAGCTGCGGGAGAGCGCGGGGCAGGACCTGACCGCGGTGCTGAGCCTCAAGGACAAGATGGAGTTCGCCCCCCGCGCCGTGCTCAACAGGAACCGGCCCGAGAAGAGCTGA